The DNA window TCCCTTTAGCTCAGTGCAGACTGTTGCACAGATGATACACACACTGTACTatgtatcagagggatagccgtgttagtctgtagtcacaaaaacaacgaggagtccttgtggcaccttagagattaacacatttatttgggcataagctttcgtgggctaaaacccactgcatcagatgcatggagtggaaaatacagtagcaggtataaataaacagcatatgaaaagatgggagctgtcttaccaagtggggggtcagtgctaatgagccagttcaattaaggtggaagtgggctattctcaacagttgacaagaagggaggaaaaatcactttcatagtgctaatgagttcaatgtaatcaaggtggccaaAGATGTactcagaggagtagccgtgttagtctgtatccacaaaaacaacaaagagtccggtggcaccttaaagactaacagatttatttgggcataagcttttgtaggtaaaaaacccacttcatcagatgcacacaCTGTGCTCTTTCTCTTGTAAAGACTTCACTTTTTTATGTTCTTGTTTCTCTTACTTTAAATCCAATTAATTCAGACTGAAAGCATCTTTTTGCTTTTCGTGTGTGGGAGATACATGACAGTCTGCACATACCACCCCGGAAGTGCTTATTTTACATAAGTGTCATCCGTAAGAACAGCTGACAGGAACGCTGGTTTGAAAATAGGGTGTGTGTGGAAAAAGCATGTCAGTTCTTGGTCtttaaatgaaaagttgaaaattTCTGTGGACAGCAGACACTTTCTGCAAAATGAGTTTAATCAAAAACccattttccatccaaaaaaCAGTTTGGATGGAAAACGTCTGCCCCGCCCTAGACAACAGGGTGCAATAAAAGGTTTTGCTGGCAGATTTTCCAAGAATAAACTTGTCATAACTTCCTTCTGTACTTGACATTGGTTGGAAGTTTAGCTTCACTGTCCGTGGTTTTCTCACTGAGACCTCTGGTGGAAGGAGAGTCGGCAACCGCCTGCCTCGGAGTTTGTCGCTCTGGGTTAGGTTATGGGAGAGGTTGTCAAATAAGGATTATAACAAGCAGCTTGATTCTATGGTAAGACAGTCAGGTTCTCTGTCTTACTGGAGTGAAGAACACCATAGACATCGCAATTGGAGACGGTCAAAAGTTTTCTGTGGAAATTGGTTTTGGATGAAAAGTTGGGTTTTCAACAGAATGAAATTTTTTGTGGAAAATTccaacttttcatcaaaaaaatgaaaactgaaacatttttggtCCAAACCCCCCAAAATGTCAAGTTTGGGCCAAACACTTTTTGAGTTTTCAACAAGCCAAGGAAAAAAACAGCActacattttccagccagctgtaATGGCTACAACTAAACCATGAAAAGGAAGGTCCCTGCTTCTGCAGAGATTCCCTAACCTCTTCAGTGCAGGGTCTTCACGGCCGCACGTCTCAGGTCTGCCACCGTGCTCCTGCAGAGCAAGCACTGTCTGCCCCAGGAAGCTTTGAATGAAACTCTTGTGCTCATAGGACGCAGCAGGCAAAGGTTTCACCCAAAGGGCCCAGTTCCTCTGGCTTGGCCAGGGTACGTGTCCCTTGGCCAGGAGGTGGCATTTCAAGAGTACACTAGTTTCTTCACGATTTTAGCAGCATCCAAACCAGACCTTTCCATGTGCTGACCCAGCCTGGCACCGATATCCCCGGGGTCAGTTTATCACCAGAGTCTCTACACTGACCCTTTAACTCTGAAATTCAAAGGGGTCCCAGTTCAGGGCCCACCTTTAAGACCAGATCTGTGCAACCTCCcaatcctgggctgctctgggggctggagCGGCCCCCAGTGTAACACAGACAATCCCCGGTCCCTGTCTATGTGTcagcctcctccctgggctgccgtAGGGGTTTCAGCGCTGCCAGGTTCTCCAGGGTGCTGTAcgctgtggccccacccacaccctgcctccccaatcccagctttgcccctgacACGCCCTGGGCACCAGGTTTAGGAGTAAGGATCTCACCCAAATAgctttggggcagaggctgtatgtacgtacagcgcctagcgccatGGGGCCCAAGCTAGCTGTGGggtgtaggcatcatggcaataTACATGCTAAACAATAATGTTCGGGGTTGGGTTAAACCTCATTTAGACTGCTGGGGGTGACGGGCACCACTCATTGAAGATAGCTGTGAGAGTTAATAAGCCCCCCACATAAAACACAGGCATATGCAAGTTCACCTAGAAATTAGAACTATGTGGGCAAAGAGCTTTGCTGAGTGTTGTttgcggggaagggggggggcgaaAGTCAAGCAGACAGTATGTTACAGTAACCGAAGTGGTGGCAATCTGGCCCTGGGAGAAGGCTTTTGGGGTGCACAGTGCTGTCTGGAAAGGCAGGCTTGGAACAGCGAGAAAAGGGACTGAACCCTGTggtttgattcctgctgtgttcagggaagcAGTAAATTATGTATAACTTttataaataaacaggattgcatcaaaaaaAATACCTGACTGTATCATCAGTTTCTCCGCCTGACTGGAACAACCCACAACGCCCCGAATTTGGCTAACCCCTTGGGTCAAAAGGGGTAGCAGTACTAGTACTCAGTGGGACTTCGTGCACTCTAGGTGGGTCGTTCAGCCCAGCGCAGGGGGCCTGCACTAGCCCAAGTGAACTCGGCGGGGGTCAGCGGTGTGATTGAGGGGAGAATTAGGCTCTTCATGTGAATGTGGGGTGAATTTCCCCCTCAAGGACAGCAGGACTCCTCCAGAACAGCCTGAGGCTGGAGTTGGCCAATTATCCAACCACAAGCTTCAGAAATGAAACCAAAACCAGAAATGCTTGCACTAGCAAAAAATGTGAAACAAACGATCTGGGTTTTCTGGATGTCTGATtgtcctgggctcctggccagggagACTCCCACGCAGAAGCAACAGAGAAACTGCAGCCTCTCCCAGTCTGTCTGTGTGGTCACCCAACTAGGCGAGGCTATGCCAGctgggaggagaggcagaggcaaaccAAGGCACATGGGATCATTTTAAGCTTTTAGAACTTTCTAAGGAAAACCCCCAAGTTTGTACCAGGAGCATAAATAATATAGACCATCGCCGAAGACACACTGCTTACAATAATAAACTAGAGATTCCCAACTCAGTAACTTTTGCAAGTTTGCACACGCTACTCTTCCTCATTCTGCACCATTAGGACCAACTGCATTGTTATTAACAAGAACAAAAGAGATTACTTAACAATAGACTGTGTCACTTCAGAGAAGAATCAGCTTTCCCTCTGCTTGGCTGTAAGTCCTGCTCCGCTCTCGCTGTTCTTTGCTTCTCTTCGGTTTGAAGTGCTCCTTGGATTCGATGTTCCTGTGGCTGTACCTCTTCCACCAAGTTTATCCACGAGCACGGTTTTTACACCTACTGGGCCCTCACTTGTCCATTAGGTGCCTTTGAACTGTATTCGGTCAATAGATGTTCAAACAGCCATTCTCTCTGTTCATAACTCTCTGTAggtcctttggggggggggggggggctccttgtTTACCATTTCCAGAATCTGTTTGCAGCTAACACAAGGTTTTGATCAATTCCATTTGCAATTATATTTCCTTTCCCTTGGTACTCTCTCTCCATTACATCTGTAGGTTTTATTTCTCTCTACTTCCCTTCTCTAGTAGCATCTGTCCCTTGGGATGGATCCCAAGTCCTCTCTCCAGCTCGGGCTGCCCTCTCATTGGCTGTCTCTCCCCAGGACAGCATTGTCCTCTCCTCCAATTTGACCCTATATCCTCTCCAATCCACCTCTCACCTTCTAtcctccactgaaatcactgtcACCAATGTCTCTTGTGACCTCCTCCTGTCCAAAGCTCAAAACCAGCCCTccatgaacataatttgttggggaagagtcaacatggtttttgtaaagggaaatcatgcctcaccaatctactaaaattctttgaagggggtcaacaagcatgtggacaaggggaatccagtggatataatgtatttagattttcagaaaactttttacaaggtccctcaccaaaggctcttaagcaaagtaagctgccatgggacaagaaggaaggttctctcatagatgagtaactggttaaaatataggaaacaaagggtaggaataaatggtcagttttcagaatggagagaggtaaatagtggtgtcccccaggggtctgtactgggcccagtcctattcaacatattcagaaatgatctggaaaaagggtaaacagtgaggtggcaaaatttgcagatgatacaaaactactcaaaatagttaagtcccaggcagattgcgaagagctacaaagggatctcacaaaactgggtaactagacaacaaaatggcagatgaaattcaatgttgataaatgcaaagtaatgcacattggaaaacataatcccaactatacatataaaatgatggggtctaaattagctgttaccactcaggaaagagatcttggagtcattcatctctgaaaacatccactcagtgtgcagcagcagtcaaaaaagcaaacagaatgttgggaagcattaagaaagggatagataatgagacaaaaattatcatattgcctctatataaatccatggcacacccacatcttgaatactgcatgcagatgtggttgccccatctcaaaaaagatgcattggacttggaaaaggttcagaaaaggacaacaaaaatgattagtggtatggaacagctgccatatgaggagagattaataagactgggacttttcagcatgaaaaagagatgactaagggaggatatgatagaggtctataaaatcacgactggtgtggagaaagtaaataaggaagtgttatttactccttctcataacacaagaactaggggccaccaaatgaaattaataggcagcaggtttaaaacaaacaagagggaGTATTTTTTTCTTACAACAcccagtcagcctgtggaactccttgccacaggatgttgtgaaggccaacactataacagggttaaaaaaagaacgagataaattcatggaggataggtccatcaatggctattagccaggatgggcagggatggtgtccctagcctctgtttgccagaagctgggaatgggtgaccaggaatggatcacttgatggttacctgttctgttcattccctctggggcacctggcattggccactgtcggaagacaggatactgggctagatggacctttggtctgaccagtatggccgttcttatatttaTCTTTCTTCATCTGTCAGCCACCTTTGACACCATCAGACACATtcttcttcttgaaatcttgtccctCCTGGGCTGCCATAACTCTGtcttctcctggttctcctcctacctctctaatcAGCGTGTCCTCTGGAGGGACCTTCTCGTCCCCCTCCAGCTTTCTGTGGGGGTTCTACAGGGATCCATCcatggtccccttctcttctccctctaacACTTGTCTCTGGGCAATCTCCTTCACAAACATAAGTTCAGCTGTTGTCTCTGACAATGACTCACAGAcctacctctctactccagacctgcCTCTTTCTGTACACACTACAGTCTTGGCCTGTCTCTttgacatctcctcatggatgtctagcCATCGGCTCAAGCTAAACATGGCTAAAGCAGAGTTCTCAATATCCCCCCACAAGCCCTCCCTCACTACCTTCCTTCTCTgtcactgtggacaacaccaccatcctacctgtcactcaggcctgtcACCTGGGCACCATCTTTAACTCaattcccagctcgaggagacatacccgCGCTAGCTCTATCGAGCTAATGGGCTAAAGATAGAGCGTAGCTGCAGCAATATGAGCTGCAGGATAGGCTAACCTCCCCACGTACGTACCCATCCGAGACCCTAGGCACATCCTTGGgccagctagcccctcccacccctatattctatttttagcacaagtATGTTCAAACCCCCAGCTCGAAGTGCGCACCTACCCTCAGCTGCTATGTCAGACACTGgaaatcttatttttttaagaGCCAGTTGAGTAATCTAGCCATGACAATACCGGGTATCTGAGCATGAAACACGTTGGTAACGATGGAAACCAGAAAGTTCCTCTTCAACAAAACCCCGCCCATGGCAGAGAGCAGAGAAGCACATATTGTCCAGGTGAGGAGAGAAACAGAGGGGCGAAAGCCAGGGTCTGGGTCTCAAGAGCTTTGCTAAGATGCTACACCTAGGGCTGTGCAAATAACAGATTCTTCTGTTCTCTGGCAACTTTGCAAAATTAAAGCAAAAATCATTTGGGATCCACccaaaactgacatttttttgaaattttcagcacATCAAAAAAGTtgggaaaaaattgtttggggCAAAATGTTTCGCTTccattttgagcatttttaagGTTTTCAGTTTGTTTAATAAAATTGAAGGGAATTTCTGACAACAATTTGTTTTCAAACCAAAACACCGAGATGActcattttgataatgttgaaacaaaacgttTCAATGTTTTCAGACTTTTCCGGTTGGTTGGCCAGTTGGGTTTGGTTTCGACCAAACCAATTTGGTGACTTCGCTCTGGATTTGTGAGACATTTCAGTATCCCCGAGTCTgtatttttcactggaaaaaagttttggctgaaaaattacCCAAGGCCATGAGCAGGACTGGAGCGAATGACTTGAGGCTAGCAAGATACAAGCCCTTTACCTTGTGTGTGGTGACCTCCTTCAAGCTGTTTGGACAGAACCTCCAGGAAAAGAATTCACATTCTCCTGTGCAGCTTTACTGGGCAATTTTCAGAGCGGTCTTCTGGAACGGGCAGCAGGGAACTGGCGCTAAGCACAGAGtgctcacgcaaacacatcccgatatccAGTGATACcagaacatcccaatatcaaagatggtacaaaaacattccccacagataacaggaacacactgagccctcctaaaagataaggtcaggtgCTGAGTGTGTATTGTGAGATGTCGAGCCCCTTCatctcccagggaagggaatgggaaTTGGGGCCGCTATCACGTTGGGGCAGTAGATTGTACACCACACATGCTAGAGATAATACGAGTGATGGATCTATAGAGTAGATGGGTATTTTATAAGAATCAATTTGAAATAATTGATTGAACCCAGTCCAGtctgaaaataaacatttcacttctctgccccgcccccccattaGATTTTACATCTACTTTTAAGCcaatttcttttcatttaaaaaaaatagaattaaaacatttttctcctCCCCACAGCTCCACTGCGAGCCCAGGCCCTTCTGCTTTCCAGTGTTGTGCAATGTTTGAAACCTCACACAAGTGAGATCGGCGCAGTTTGCACTTCCACAAACGCTTATGACACATTTTCTTCGGTCTTTTCCTGTGATGTTGAAATCAAATTGAAGAGTAAGAACTTGGGGCCTTGGCCCTTCGGCCCCTCACACAAACTATTCCGGGATTTCCTCCATTGCGGCTACTGCTTTGCTTTTCCACAAATAGCACAATTGCACCATGTCGTCACCTCCTGAATGCGTTGGAATTTCCACAGTTCCTGGGGGTTCGCTCTCCTTTCGATTTCCAGTCTCCTATAAGAAGGGGGAGAGACCAGAGATTCAGCATCAGACGGCAAAGGGTTTGACAGACTCCCCGCTCTGGCTCATCCCTACCCGACAGCAACATGAAGGTCTCCGTGGCTGCCCTCGCCGTTCTCCTCATCGCTGCCTTCTGCTCCCTGGCCTTCTCCGCGCCAAGTAAGTTCCGTGTCTATCTTCTCAGAGCCAATTTGGCCGTGTAGTGAAGGAAGAAGAACCCAGTTAGCTCTGTGCTAGCCAGCCATGGTGCGTCAGTGCTGTCACACCACCAGCAGCCCCTTTTCTGGGGCACTTCGGAGTGATGCAGGCTAGTTGTCTCTCTCCAGTAAAAGGCACATCTCTGCAGTGAGATGCACGCTGCAGACAATGTGGGAGAGGGGCTGGTTGGCTTAGGGGCTTCCATCCCTAGGTTACCGGTTTAAATGCAGCCTCTACGGGACGTGACCaagagccctgcccctctggtGGCTGTCTGGGGAGCCAGGTGAAATGAGTCTGTGGTCTCACTCCTCAGAGATCAAGGGTCCACATCACCAAAACTACCCTTGTGATGGGCATCATTTGGTACCCTGGCTGATGAGCCTAGCAGAGAGGCCACGGGGTATTCCGCTCACCCGCCAAGGGACTGTCCAAGTCAGGGTGGGCTGGCATTGCTGCATCTGCTCTGTGAATAAACTGGCACTAAGGACCCAGTCCCGCCAGATACTGAGCATCCTCAGAGCGGACTGACTCCAGCGGGCTCAGAGAGCCCTGGCAAGGCTGAAAGTGGCGGCGTGGCTAGCGATTAGCTCATGGGATTGTGAGGCCGTTCCTCGCTTCAGGTCCCAACTCTGCCATGGGCCTTCGCTGTAGCTGCAGACAGATCTCTGCCACTCTGTCCCGCAATGATCCCCTCTGTGAAATAGGGATCGTAAATAATTCACTGTCTGCAGCTCGTTGCATACGTACTAACGCTCAGCCATCGTCATGTCTTGGCACCACTGAACTCCTAGactaatttaaaaaacccactaacGCAAACCTCTCCCCTGGGACTCCGTTTGAACTCATCTCTGTCTCTTGCAGTTGGCTCTGACCCCCCGACTGCCTGCTGCTTCTCCTACACAGCCCGGCAGATCCCCCGCAACTTCGTGAAGGATTATTACAGCACCAGCAGCATGTGCTCCCAGCCGGGCATAGTGTAAGTGCCAATGGCAGACTCCTAGCGGCACTGACATGGGCTGGAGCGACCACCTGTGGCCGGGCAGCACACGGGCTGCGGCTTCCATTTCCTGGTATAGAGACGGACAGGCAGATACTGGCGAAAAagtagggggagggggtgtggtgtgcccCACCACAGATCTAAAGCCCCCAGATCCCCCACCTCTCAGCTGAAGACCAGAGCCCTGCCCCAACACCGTGCCGCATGGCAGAAGCcctgtgccccgccccccacttcaGCCCAGTGGctgaggcccctcccccccccccaccccactgggcCCTGAAGTTTTTTAGCATGttgtggggaatgggggggaggggctcagggaaatAATCTATGAGAAATTAAGCCCTGCACCCAAGGCATAATGGTGTGAGGTGAGGCCAGGATGGAGGTTGGGAGAGGAAAGATCTCAAGGGGGCACCAGTGTGTGGAACAGGCAGCCCGGCGGCAGCCTCGGGACCATGAGGGGCTGATGGAGACTCCTTCAGGGAGCGAGAACAGACCTGACTAGACCTACTGGGATGAGGGTGCAGCGGATACCAGAAGGGGGTGGGCACTTGCGAGAAATATCCCCTCCTTTCCTCTGACTCTGTCCGTCTCTTTCCTGCCCCCCAGGTTCACCACGAGGAAGGGCCGTGAGCTCTGTGCCAACCCCAGTGAATCCTGGGTTCAAGAGTACGTGAACGACTTGGAACTGAACTGAGTGGAGCAGGGGCCAGACTGGGCGATGCGCCGCCCCCGGCAGTGGGAGTGTAAACCCTCAAAGGACAGGGTGACGACACAGGAACAGGAGCTGAATTTGCCCCAAACCCTGATAAAACCAAGAATTTGTAAATATCTTGTACAGCTATTTAAAATCCTGGATCGGTGTAATACCTACTAATTATACTGTTAATTATGTTATTTATAGAACGCTCGCTGTGAGCTGTGGGGGTGAGCCGCTGGGCCGTCTCGCTTCACATCACAGACACGCAGCAGATTGTTTAATATATTTGGTATTTAGCCCTGGCTGTGTCTGCTGTACTGCTGAGCAGTGGCTGGGGTGGGTTTGACAGAAAAAGAAACATTGCTGTTatagaataaatatttttatatcaaCCCCTTGGTTCTGTTTTAAAGTGAATTCTGGCACTTCTCCTGGATAGCACTCATGTCACAAATCCAACACTCACCCatccctgcaaggaaatagcccCCTCCAGCTGTCACGtcctcacacacaaacacaccagcGTACATATCCCAccatccctgcacacacacactcatacatcGGTacatccctgcacacacacacacacggcctggGCTATACAAGGGATCAGGCTGAATGATCTGTAAGGcctgctggccttaaactcaATGAGTCTGCTTAAACTTCATCAGCTGGGTGTTGTGTTTCACAAAACAAATAACAACGGGAGGATGTGCATCCAGGTTACACTTTTTCtatgaaatacacacacacatatacaccagCACACTCCTCAGTGACATACCTCtacgcacacacaccccagccctgaataGAAATACAactcacatacacacagctatttaCACCTCCCCCGCTCTCCACAACCCACCATACACCCCCCCCCAGAGTCACACGCACACCCAGCCCTGCATACACATGTTCACCCACAAAGATGGAccgtgacaccccccccacacgcACGGTTGCACGCACACATTCACTCCCAGAGACACGCCTGCATACAGATGCACCCACTGCCAGACACAGCCACGTGCATACACACACTGCCTCCAGATACACAGCTGCACTCATACACAGGTGCACGTACACTAACACTATGCAGCAAATAGGCGCTGGAATACGCCTAGTAGGTCAGGCATTAAGTCCGTCCCTGGAGCCATTGAAGGATTGTTCCCTAGATTTCATTCCCTGCAGCCTTGTCCAGTgcagttttaaatgtcccaagggAGGGGGCTTGAACTGCCCGTGGGTCCCATCACCCCAGTGCACAGGAACAATTTGACAGGAAACAAGACAGTCCTTTGCTGGGTGGATTTGTGTTGCACCCGGCCAAATGCACAGGCCCATTGTGAGGGGAAAGCAACGTCTGTGGGGGACAGCCCCAGTCCAGAAGCAGTGTCGACTCCTGGGGAGAAGCTCCAGGGAGCCCAGAAGTACCAAGTCTTGCGCATAAAGAGATACAGGACAATGGGGCAAGGGGAGAGTATGAGATCTTGAGGGCAGGGGCAATGTTGCCCTGCGTGTGGGGCAGCGTGCGGCACACCGTGGGCACTGACAGGATACACCTGGGAATGATGAGCTGACTAAGGCTCCATTCTGCAgttctgaagtcaacaggaaatcGGTGGGAGTTGGACCCTTAAATACACAAAAGTACAGCTTTAGCCAACCTGTGTGCTTCCGATCCTCTTCTACGGAGCTGAAACAGGACATTGCTCAAACAAGACAGCAGGAGGCGGGAGGCACCTCGCCAGTGCTTCCGGCAGTGACTACTGGGCGTACGTTCATTTGATTTTATCACTAATAGGGATGTATTAGTGAGAACTAGCCTCAAGAGGACGGAAGTCACCACTGGCCACCAACGGCTGACAACCTTTTGTCATATAGCCCATCTCGGAGACAAAGGCCCTGAACATCGAACCCTGAAGATCACACTTGAGGTCATGGGCTGGGCGTGGCCACATGCTCACCCACAATTAACCTGGCTGCCCCAGGTTAGCAATAACCCCGTGGAGCTTTTAGAGGCCTGGAATAAAGCCCTACAAGGTGGACATGGACGCTCAGCACTACGGATCTTCACTGTCCAAgcgtgttgttgttgttggaccCCTAAAGACTTTCAAAGATCTGGGCCTCGGTTTCTCTGTAGCGCCATggggataatagccctgccctgcctcacgggGGCGTTGGGAGGAGGAATACACTAAAAACTGGGCAGTGCTCAGATCTGGTGGGATTAGGGACTGAAGGGAGCGATGGTGGAAAGGATCACATTTTAGCTCACGGTACAAACTCAAAGGCTCATAGCAAAAACTTTGgattttacaaaaaatatattttaaaacacaaagctCAGAAATCAGGGGAGATCAGCACCCTGCTTCATCTCTTTATCCCCATGGCCAGCCTCCCTCGGCCACCCACCCCCAGATGGACAGGGCTGAAATGTGTCTGGGAAAACAGGAATTgggcgtgtcagggttccctccccactctgaactctggggtacagatgtggggacccgcatgaaagaccccctaagcttttttctaccagcttaggttaaaaacttccccaaggcacaaatccttccttgtccttggacggtattgctgccaccaccaagtgagttagacaaagattcaggaaaaggaccacttggagttcctgtttccccaaaatatccccccaagccctttcacccccttcccttgagaataatataccaaccaattgcttctaataaagtgagcacagaccttttctttaggacactaaaaccaatcaggttcttaaaagaagaagtttatttttaaaaaaagggaaagaatcacacctgcaaaatcaggatggaaggaaactttacagggtaaataaaaagatttaaaacccaGAGGATCATCTCTGATTTTGCTTCCCAGTTACCAAACAGGAATAACATTTCCTCTTAGCACAGGGGAAATTCACAAGctgaaacaaaagataatctaacgcatttccttgctattacttacaatttgtactcttggatgcttatttcaggtaggggTTTAGGAGAtggtttttcctgccctggtccctctctgtccgagagaacaacaaagagacacaaacaaaaaccttcccccacagatttgaaagtatcttctcctctcattggtccttttggtcaggtgccacccaggttatttgagcttcttaaccccttacaggtaaaggagggattttatgctccccttcgctgtatgtttatgacagggcgCCCCaagcaggggagggcagagtggGGAGTGTGAAGGCCACAGCCAGGGGCTGGTTCAGGTAGGGTGCTGCGAGTGGAACCAGGGAGCTGAGCAGGACTGGATCTGAGGTCATGGGGCTGTGTACGTGTGTGCCACTCTCTGAGCTGGCACAAGGAGGAAGCCGCTCCCCCAGTGCAAGTTTCAACACAGCCGGATAACGTTAAAGTCACCACAGAGTGACTGAGAGCTTCCTCCTGAGCTCAGACCTGGCCTCTGTGTGAAAAGGGGCATCTAAGTCCAGGGGCCTCTTATCAGTGGGGAGCTCCTGGACCCTGGAGGCAGGTTAATCCTTGGGAATGAAGGAAATCCCACCTGGGGACTGGGGGAGagggtcacagaatcatagacgggtaggattggaagggacctcgggaggtcatctagaccagtcccctgcattgaggcaggactaagtattatcttagaccatccctgacaggtgttggtctaacctgctctttaaaatctccagtgacctccgtcccacaacctccctaggcaaagTGCTTActtaccctgacaggaagtttttcctagtgtccaacctaaatctcccttgctgcaatttaagcccattgcttcttgtcctgtcctcagaggttaaaaagaacaatttatcaccc is part of the Emys orbicularis isolate rEmyOrb1 chromosome 17, rEmyOrb1.hap1, whole genome shotgun sequence genome and encodes:
- the LOC135890786 gene encoding C-C motif chemokine 4-like isoform X2, which encodes MKVSVAALAVLLIAAFCSLAFSAPIGSDPPTACCFSYTARQIPRNFVKDYYSTSSMCSQPGIVKGRELCANPSESWVQEYVNDLELN
- the LOC135890786 gene encoding C-C motif chemokine 4-like isoform X1, with protein sequence MKVSVAALAVLLIAAFCSLAFSAPIGSDPPTACCFSYTARQIPRNFVKDYYSTSSMCSQPGIVFTTRKGRELCANPSESWVQEYVNDLELN